Below is a window of bacterium DNA.
CCCGAGAAGGAGCTGGCCGGGATCGGAGTGGCGTTCAAGCTCTGCCAGGGACTCTGCCGCCGTATGGGCGAGAATGAGAACGAGCTGTACGAGCACCTCGACCTGGTGGCTGTGGGCTCCATCGCCGATATAGTGCCGCTGTTGGGTGAGAACCGCATTTTCGCCCGGGTGGGGCTGGAGAAGCTCAAGACCTCGCGCAAGCCGGGCATCCAGGCGCTGATCGAGCTGGCCGGGCTGAGCGAGAAGAAGCTGGGCAGCGCGGACGTGGTGTTCTCGATGGCCCCGCGGATCAACGCGGTGGGCCGCATGGGCGATGCCCTGCGCGGGGTGGAGCTGTTCCTGACCGACGACATGGAGCAGGCCATGCGCCTGGCCCAGGTGCTGGACCAGGAGAACCGCTCCCGCCGCGAGGTGGACAACCAAACCCTGCTCGAGGCGCGCCGGATGATCGAGGACACGGTGGACCTGGAGAACCGCTGGTCAATCGTGATCCACTCGCGCAACTGGCACCCCGGGGTGCTGGGCATAGTGGCCTCGCGCATTGTCGAGGAATACTACCGTCCCACCGTGCTGATCACTTTCGATGACGAGGGCGAGGGCAAGGGCTCGGCGCGCTCGATCGCCAATTTCCACCTCTACGAGGCGCTCAAGAGTTGCGGCCACTGCCTGGATGTGTTCGGCGGGCACAAGTACGCCGCGGGCCTTCAGCTCAAGCAGCACGACCTGGAGGAGTTCGTCGAGGCTTTCGACCGGGCGGCGCACGATATGCTCAGCCTGGAGGACCTCACCCCCGAGATCATGGTCGACCTGGAGGTGAATCTGGAGCAGGCCGACTACGACCTTCTGCACTGCATGCAGATGTTTCAGCCCTACGGTCCGGGCAATCCCAAGCCGGTGCTGGTGGCCAACGACCTTTCGGTGGTGGGCTATCCGCGGATCGTGGGCAACAACCACCTGAAAATGCGGGTGCGTCACAACGGCCGTCAGATCGACGCGATCGGGTTCCACCTGGCCGACAAGCTCAAAGAGATCAACACGGCCCGGGACAAGATCAGCATGGCGTTCGTGCTGGAGGAGAACGAGTGGAACAACATGCGTCACCTCCAGGCCAACATCAAGGATATCAAGGTTTACGAATAGATGCGGATTATCGCCGGGCGTTTTCGCGGCCGGAAGCTGCAGGCGCCCGCCGGGCGCGTGGTGCGGCCGACCGGTGACAGGCTTAAGGAGTCGATGTTCTCCGCTCTCGGGGACGTCTGCCAGGGGGCCGGCGTCCTCGATCTTTTTGCGGGCAGCGGGGCGCTGGGCCTGGAGGCCCTGAGCCGCGGGGCGAACCGGGTGGTTTTCGTGGACAATTCGCGCACCTCGCTGGCCGCGCTCGAGCGGAACATCACCACGCTTCAGGTGCGCGAGCAGTGCGGGGTGACCTGCGCCGAGGCGGTGCATTTCCTGTCCCGCGAGAGCGCCGAGTGGTTTGACCTGGTGTTCGCCGACCCGCCCTACGGCCAGGGCCTGGACCGCCGGGTCCTGGACTGGTGGCTGTCCGGCGCGGCCCGTCCCGGCGCGGTGCTGGTCCTGGAGTATCCGGCCGAGGCGCCGCCGCAGCGCCCGGATGACAACCTTCAGCCGCTGAAGGAGCGCGCTTTCGGCGCCGGGGCCTACAGCATCTATCTCCGGCCCGAGGAAAGGACAGCCCTGTGAGGATCGGCATCTACCCCGGATCGTTCGACCCGATCACCCTCGGCCACATGGACATCATCCGCCGGGGCCTCAAGCTGGTCGACCACCTGATAATCGCCGTGGCCAAGTCACCGAGCAAGCGCACCACATTCGGCCCCCAGGAGCGCCGGGACATGATCCACGAGTCCCTGGCCGAAATGGGCCTCGACCTGGAGGTGGATCTGTTCGAGGGGCTGCTGGTCGACTATGCCCGACGGCGCGGCGCGGTGGTCATTTTCCGTGGCCTGCGCGCGGTCTCCGATTTCGAGTTCGAGTTCCAGATGGCCCTGATGAACAAGAAACTCGACCCGGAGATAGAGGTGGTTTTCATGGCCCCCGAGCAGGAGTACATCTACCTCAGCTCCAGCCTGGTGCGGGAGGTGGCCTCCCTGGGCGGTCAGGTCTCGGACCTGGTGACCGAATGCGTGGCCCGCAAGCTTTACGGGCGTTTTCAGTCCGACCGGCGATGAGGTGGGATTGATTACTGTCAGTTCAGGGTGGGTGTTGTGGCGAACAGGCAATAAAATCAAGGCTTTTCGTCAACTTTTCCTTGCATTTTCTCAGTGGCGGGGTTATTTTTTAAGAGAAGAGTGGGGACCGCCCCACTCTTTCTTTTTAAATGGGCTGTTTGAGGCCCACTGACCGCGGAGCCGATTATGGAGCTGGAGGAACAACTGGCCGAGGCCTGCGCGCCAGCCCTGGCCGCGGCAGGCCTGGAGCTGGTGCTGGTCGAGGTGGCCGGCCTGCCGCGCCGCCGCACCGTCCGGCTGTATATAGACAAGCCGGAGGGGGTGGACGTGGAGGACTGCGCCCGCGCCAGCCGTCTGGTCGATCCGCTGATCGAGGCCGCGGGGGTCTTGACTGTCTCCTGGGTCCTGGAGGTCTCCTCACCGGGCCTGGAGCGTCCCCTGGTCAAGGCCGCCGATTACGAGCGCTTTACAGGCCGCAAGGCCCGGCTCAAGCTGAAACGCCCGTTGCTGGAGAACCGCCGGAACCTGACCGGCACACTGCTCGGGCTGGATGGGCAGGGACGGGCGCGCGTGCAGTTGGAGGGCTCAGAGGAAGTCCAGGTGGAGCTGGAGAATGTCGCCCGCGCCAACCTGATCTACGAGTGGAAATAACGACATGTCCGCCGGGCGAGCCATCCTCCCCGCCCGGTGGTCGAGGCTGTCAATCCATACAACAGGCTGCAAACGGAGCTGTCAAAATGATTAATCCGATTCTGGATGCCTTCGGCGAGATCGCGCGTGAAAAGAGTATCAGCCAGATCGAGCTGATCGAGATGATCGAGGCCGGGCTGGTGGCCGCGGTGCGCAAGCGCTACGGTGCGAACTGCGAGGTGAAAGTCCAGATCGAGCCCCGCGAGGGTCGGATCCGGATCCAGGTGGGACGCCACGTGGTGGAGACGGTCGAGGACACTACGGCCCAGGTCGCTCTGGAGGAGGCACAGCGGATTGACCCCAAGATCGCCCTGGAGGGAATCCTCTGGAACGAGGTGCCGTTCTCCGATTTCGGCCGCAACGCGATCCAGGCCGCCAAGCAGGTGGTGATCCAGCGCATCCGCGAGGCCGAGCGCGACAAGATCCGCTCCGAGTACTCGGGCAAGATCGGCGAGCTGCTCTCGGGCACGATCCAGCAGGTGGAGCGGGGCAACTATGTTGTGTTCCTGAACCGGCAGACCGAGGCGATCATGCCGATGAAGGAGACCAACCGCAAGGACCATTTCAAGCAGGGCGATCCGGTGCGCGCCTGCCTGATCGATATCCGCGAGACCACCAAGGGTCCGCAGCTCATCCTGAGCCGCACTCATGAGTCGTTCCTCAAGGCCCTGTTCCAGTTGGAGGTGCCCGAGATATACCAGGGCATCATCGACATCCGGGGCGTGGTGCGCGAGGCGGGCAGCCGGGCCAAGATCGCGGTCTACTCGCACGATGACCACATCGACGCCGTGGGGGCCTGCGTGGGCCTCAAGGGCAGCCGGGTCCAGGCCGTGGTCAACGAGCTGGGCGGCGAACGGATCGACATCATCCCGTTCAGCGACGAGCCGCAGGAGTACGTGCGCGCCGCGCTCAATCCGGCCAAGATCTACCGCACCTCGATCAACCGCGAGGACGGCCAGGTGAACGTGGTAATCGAGGATGACCAGCTCTCCCTGGCGATCGGCAAGAACGGCCAGAACGTGCGCCTGGCCTCCAAGCTCACCGGCTGGAAGATCGAGTTGATGACCAAGAAGGATTTCATGGCCCAGCGCGATGAGGGCCTGGCCGGTATCTTCGGGCCCAAGAAGCCCGCGTCGGATGAGTCTGCCGCCGGCGAGGGGTCGGAGAAGGAGCCGGTCGCGGTGGAACCGTCGCGGCCCGAGATCAAGCTGGCGGACCTGTTTGCGCCCAAGGCGCCCGCGGCCAAGGCGCAGGAGCCCAAGGCGCCCGCGGCCAAAGCGCCGGAGCCCAAGGCGCCCGTGGCCAAAGCGCCGGAGCCCAAGGCGCCCATGGCCAAAGCGCCGGAGCCTGAGGAAGAGGCGCCGGAGGAGGAGTCCGTTCCGGCCGTGGCGGCCGCCGCAGCCGTGCCGGAGCAGGAGCCTGAGGGCGCGGGTCCGGAGGAGGGACCGGCCGTGGAGCAGGAGGAGCCGGTTGCCGAGGCGTCGCCTGCGGCGACTGAGGAGCCGGGGGCCGTGGAAGAGGCGGGTGAAGAGGCCGGGTTGGAAACCGGGGAAGAGGAGTATGAGAGCGGTCCGCGGCGCGATCTGGAAAAGCTCGGTCCGGAGCAGCAGGAGTTGATCGATAACCTGCCGGTGGAGGATTTCCCGCTCAACCTGATCGAGGCGATCTCGGGCAACGTCCGCGAGAAGCTGGAGGAGGCCGGTTACGACAGTTTCTACCAGCTCGTGCTGGCCGACCTGGAGGAGCTGTCTGGAGTGAAGGGGATCGGACGCAAGACAGCGACAAGAGTGAAGGAAATTGTGGATTATCTGGTTGAGCATTATTCCGAGGAGGAAGAAGACTGATCTTGGCGCGGCGGCCTTCAGACACTGAAGTGCCTATATTATCAATAAGTGGATAAACTATTTACAAATAGCAGCCGTGCTGCTATTATAGATGGATATTGGAATTCGTGTCTCAGGCGCCGGTCGATGCCGCGCCCGCGAGATTTACGGCCCAGAACGGTCTGCGCTGACGGCTCGAGAGGTCTCCCGAGGCAAGCGGGAGACCTGTGGTTCGGCAGTTACGGATGTAATTTAAAATTGAGGAGAAGACTTTGGCCGGATATCGCGTATATCAGGTGGCAAAAGACTTCGACATCTCGAGCGAGGCTCTGGTTAAGCTTCTTGAGGAGATAAACCTGCCGGTTAGCTCCCACATGAGCACGATCGACGAGAAGACGGTGGAGCTTATCACCAGGAAGCTCGCACAGGAAAAAGCCGCCGTTCGACTGAAAATCGAAAACAAGAAGAAACATGTCCCCGTGCGCACCAAGGCGGAGGAAGAGCTGGAAAAGAAACGCGACTCCCACCGCTCGAAAAGCGCGGTGCGGCGCAAGCGCTTCGACTCCGATCGTCCCGTCGCCAGCCCGCCCGTTGTCCCGCCCGCTGAGGACGAGGATCGCAGCCAGGCCAAGCCCTGGGGTAAAAAGAAGAAGAAAAAGAAACAGGTCAGCCAGAAAGTAATCGCCGACAACATCCGCAAAACCCTGGCTAAGATCGACGCCGGAGTGCGCAAGAAAAAGCGCCGCCGCCCGATCCCCGGCGGAGTCGAGACGGTCGAGGTCCGCGAGCCGGAAAAAAGCGTGCGGGTGATGGAGTTCATCTCCCTGGCCGAGCTGAGCGACCTGATCGGTATCCCGGCCGCCACGCTCATTTCCACCTGCATCGACCTGGGCCTGATGGTCACGGTCAACCAGCGGCTGGATTTCGAGACGATCAGCGTGATCTGCGAGGAGTTCGGCTACAAGGCGATCCACGCCGAGGAATACGGCCAGGAGCTGCTGCAGGAGGTGGTGGAGGAGGTCCAGGCCGATGGCGTGGAACCCACCCGCCGCGCCCCGATTGTCACGGTGATGGGCCATGTCGACCACGGCAAGACCACCCTTCTCGACTATATCCGCAAGACCAGCGTGGTCTCGGGCGAGGCCGGCGGTATCACCCAGCACATCGGCGCCTACAAGGTGGAGACCGAGAGCGGGATGGTCTGTTTCCTGGACACCCCGGGCCACGAGGCGTTCACCTCGATGCGCGCCCGCGGGGCCCAGGTGACCGATATCGTGGTGCTGGTGGTGGCGGCGGATGACGCCGTGCAGCCCCAGACCCTCGAGGCGATCAACCACGCCAAGGCCGCCAACGTGCCCATAATAGTGGCGATAAACAAGATCGACCTGCCCCAGGCCAATCCGGGCAAGACCAAGCAGGCCCTGGCCAACCACGGCCTGTTGATCGAGGAGTTCGGTGGCAAGGTGCTCTGCGCCGAGATCAGCGCCAAGAAAGGCATCGGCGTGGAAAAGCTGATGGAGTTGATCCTGCTGCAGGCCGAGATGATGGAGCTGACCGCAGTACAGAGCGGCCCGGCCCGCGGTGTGGTGATCGAGGCCAAGCTCGACCGCGGCATGGGTCCGGTGGCCACCGTGCTTCTTACCGCCGGCTGCCTGCACGTGGGCGACCCGTTTGTCTGCGGCCTGGTCTCGGGCCGCGTGCGGGCCATGCGCAACGAGCGCGGCGAGCACCTGACCGAGGAGGGTCCCTCCTCACCGGTGCAGGTGCTGGGCTTCAGCGGGGTGCCCCA
It encodes the following:
- the coaD gene encoding pantetheine-phosphate adenylyltransferase, with amino-acid sequence MRIGIYPGSFDPITLGHMDIIRRGLKLVDHLIIAVAKSPSKRTTFGPQERRDMIHESLAEMGLDLEVDLFEGLLVDYARRRGAVVIFRGLRAVSDFEFEFQMALMNKKLDPEIEVVFMAPEQEYIYLSSSLVREVASLGGQVSDLVTECVARKLYGRFQSDRR
- a CDS encoding ribosome maturation factor RimP is translated as MELEEQLAEACAPALAAAGLELVLVEVAGLPRRRTVRLYIDKPEGVDVEDCARASRLVDPLIEAAGVLTVSWVLEVSSPGLERPLVKAADYERFTGRKARLKLKRPLLENRRNLTGTLLGLDGQGRARVQLEGSEEVQVELENVARANLIYEWK
- the infB gene encoding translation initiation factor IF-2 gives rise to the protein MAGYRVYQVAKDFDISSEALVKLLEEINLPVSSHMSTIDEKTVELITRKLAQEKAAVRLKIENKKKHVPVRTKAEEELEKKRDSHRSKSAVRRKRFDSDRPVASPPVVPPAEDEDRSQAKPWGKKKKKKKQVSQKVIADNIRKTLAKIDAGVRKKKRRRPIPGGVETVEVREPEKSVRVMEFISLAELSDLIGIPAATLISTCIDLGLMVTVNQRLDFETISVICEEFGYKAIHAEEYGQELLQEVVEEVQADGVEPTRRAPIVTVMGHVDHGKTTLLDYIRKTSVVSGEAGGITQHIGAYKVETESGMVCFLDTPGHEAFTSMRARGAQVTDIVVLVVAADDAVQPQTLEAINHAKAANVPIIVAINKIDLPQANPGKTKQALANHGLLIEEFGGKVLCAEISAKKGIGVEKLMELILLQAEMMELTAVQSGPARGVVIEAKLDRGMGPVATVLLTAGCLHVGDPFVCGLVSGRVRAMRNERGEHLTEEGPSSPVQVLGFSGVPQAGDTFHVMREEREAKDISNNRQRLKREQEFSRHRKMTLGQLYERIEAGEVHTLHLIIKGDVDGSVEALSDALEKLSTQEVKVEVIHRGVGAISEHDVILASASDAIIIGFHVRPDVKARETAQREGVDIRLYRVIYETVDDIRKAMEGLLTAEQRESLQSTIAVRQVFKLSKVGAIAGCHVSSGTVNRNHKARLVRDGVVVWEGTIASLKRVKDDVREVNTGFECGIRLENYMDIKAGDVIETYIIEEVKRQLTS
- the recJ gene encoding single-stranded-DNA-specific exonuclease RecJ produces the protein MKYRWVSPAVPEAAPQPELNSRFGLHPLVARILSNRGFFGEAEIERFLHPNLDDLYDPHLMLGMEPAVVRLAEALGRREKIVVYGDYDVDGITSISLMVRYLRQLGGSVGYYIPNRMVEGYGITEVGIDAVAAMGATLLVTVDCGITAVEAIEYAKSKGMDVIVTDHHEPGPEIPEATAILNPKQPGDTYPEKELAGIGVAFKLCQGLCRRMGENENELYEHLDLVAVGSIADIVPLLGENRIFARVGLEKLKTSRKPGIQALIELAGLSEKKLGSADVVFSMAPRINAVGRMGDALRGVELFLTDDMEQAMRLAQVLDQENRSRREVDNQTLLEARRMIEDTVDLENRWSIVIHSRNWHPGVLGIVASRIVEEYYRPTVLITFDDEGEGKGSARSIANFHLYEALKSCGHCLDVFGGHKYAAGLQLKQHDLEEFVEAFDRAAHDMLSLEDLTPEIMVDLEVNLEQADYDLLHCMQMFQPYGPGNPKPVLVANDLSVVGYPRIVGNNHLKMRVRHNGRQIDAIGFHLADKLKEINTARDKISMAFVLEENEWNNMRHLQANIKDIKVYE
- the nusA gene encoding transcription termination factor NusA, with amino-acid sequence MINPILDAFGEIAREKSISQIELIEMIEAGLVAAVRKRYGANCEVKVQIEPREGRIRIQVGRHVVETVEDTTAQVALEEAQRIDPKIALEGILWNEVPFSDFGRNAIQAAKQVVIQRIREAERDKIRSEYSGKIGELLSGTIQQVERGNYVVFLNRQTEAIMPMKETNRKDHFKQGDPVRACLIDIRETTKGPQLILSRTHESFLKALFQLEVPEIYQGIIDIRGVVREAGSRAKIAVYSHDDHIDAVGACVGLKGSRVQAVVNELGGERIDIIPFSDEPQEYVRAALNPAKIYRTSINREDGQVNVVIEDDQLSLAIGKNGQNVRLASKLTGWKIELMTKKDFMAQRDEGLAGIFGPKKPASDESAAGEGSEKEPVAVEPSRPEIKLADLFAPKAPAAKAQEPKAPAAKAPEPKAPVAKAPEPKAPMAKAPEPEEEAPEEESVPAVAAAAAVPEQEPEGAGPEEGPAVEQEEPVAEASPAATEEPGAVEEAGEEAGLETGEEEYESGPRRDLEKLGPEQQELIDNLPVEDFPLNLIEAISGNVREKLEEAGYDSFYQLVLADLEELSGVKGIGRKTATRVKEIVDYLVEHYSEEEED
- the rsmD gene encoding 16S rRNA (guanine(966)-N(2))-methyltransferase RsmD, whose product is MRIIAGRFRGRKLQAPAGRVVRPTGDRLKESMFSALGDVCQGAGVLDLFAGSGALGLEALSRGANRVVFVDNSRTSLAALERNITTLQVREQCGVTCAEAVHFLSRESAEWFDLVFADPPYGQGLDRRVLDWWLSGAARPGAVLVLEYPAEAPPQRPDDNLQPLKERAFGAGAYSIYLRPEERTAL